Genomic segment of Streptomyces sp. NBC_00654:
TACGTCCTCCACCAGGTCCACCCCCGGCACCCGCTGGAGCACGGCGAACGCCTCGCCCGACTGGATCGGCCGGCCGAACGGCCAGCCCTGCCCGTTCGGCCCCCCGGTCAGCGGGTTGAAGTACCCGTACAGCGCGGCGAGCGCCGTCTCCCGGACCCGCTCGACGACCGCCCCGCGCTCGGCCTGCACCGTGGCCACGACGGTCACGCCCTGGTAGAACGGCGGCTCGACGACCAGCCGGGCACCGACCGGACGGCGGGCGTCCAGATGCTGCGCGATGAGGCCCAGCGTGTGGGCGGGCGGGATGAGCTCGTCGAACTCGATCCGGCCCTGTTCGTCGCTGCGCCCGGCCGGTACGACGAGCAGCCGCACCCCGCCCGCGTCGGCGCCCGGGTTCCCCTCCGTCGCGCCGCCGTTCCCCGGCGCCGCCCCGCCCGTACCCTCGCCGCCCACTCCGCCGCCGGTCGCGGCACCGCCTGCCCCTTCGCCGTCCTCCCCGGCCCGGATGCAGTGCACCCGTGCCGCGTCCGGGGCGATCTCACGGGCCAGCAGCTCGTAGTCGTGCGGCACGACGGCCCGGTGCAGGGTCCGCAGGGTCATCGGCCCCCGCACCCGGGCGCTCTCGACACTCTCGCCGTCGACCCCGCCGAGCGCCGGACGGCGGTTCTCCACCCGGGCCACGTACGGGATCGCGCTGCGCAGGACCCGCAGGGTGGACCGGGCGACGTTGCCGCGCAGCCCGCCCCCCGTGCGGTAGGAGCGCACCCGGACGACCGCGCCCTTGTCCGGGACGTCGCCGTAGTAGCGGATGCCGCCGTCCCGTTCCCGTACGGCGGGGCCGAACTCGACCCGCCCGGAGTTCGGGTCCAGCGTGACGTGACGGTCCTCGGGACCGGAGTGCGCGAAGTCGTCGACCCGGGTCCACCGGGTGACCCCGTCACCGCCCGCCGGACCGGACACCTCGACGACGAACTCGCCGGGCACCACGGGCGGGCGCGCCAGCGTGAACACCTGGCCCGGCACCCCCTCCGCCGCCCCCAGCACCTCATCGGCGACGGTCTCCGCGTGCTCGGCGGCAACGGTCGCGCCGATCGTGAACGCGGTGATCCGGCGGACCACGGGCGGTGCCATGTACGTCGGCTGGCCCGGCTCCGCCTCGATCAGACGGCAGCGCAGCCAGCCACCGGTACGCCGCACCACGGCGGCCGGGACATGCGTCCTCGGCAGATGCAGGATCAGCTCACCGGAACGGTTGAAGCCGCCCGTGTCGTCCTTCTCGACGTCGCAGACCGTCCAGGCGGTGCCGTCCCACGCCTCCCAGAGCAGCGGCGGCCGCAACGGGTCGACGCCGACGCCCTCGACCTTGCAGTCCAGCCGCAGGACGAGCACGCCCGCCGGAACGGCCGCCGACAGGCCCACGTACAGACAGTCCCCCGGCGCCGGAGTGGCCCCGAAGCACGCCACGTCCCGCCCGAGCGCCAGCTCCTCCGTACGGTCCACGGCCTCCCCGGGCGAGGGCCAGGTGGCGAGATGGGCGAAGGCGCAGGGCACGATGGTCAGGGTCTCGGAGGTGGTGAAGACGACCGCCTCCTCCGTCTCCGTACGGACCGTGGCGACCTCCGTGCCGGCCCGCACCACCACCGGGTCGGGCTGCGGCGCGGACAGCCGGAACGTCACGTCGGTGTGCGCGGCCGTGGGCGGGTGGAGCCGCACCCCGATCAGGTCGAGGAAGGTCAGATAGCTCTTCTCCGGCACCCGGTTCACCCGGTAGACGAGCTGGTCGACCATGGTCGCGAACGCCTCGATGAGCGTCACCCCGGGGTCGGACACATTGTGATCGGTCCACTCCGGGCAGCGCTGCTGCACCAGGCGCTTGGCCTCGTCCACCAGGCCCTGGAAGCGGCGGTCGTCCAGATACGGACTGGGCAGCGTCACGCGCCGGTCTCCTCGTCGTTGGTCGCGTCCTGGGCGTGCTGCGGAATCACATAGAACGGGAAGACCAGATTCCGGGGGTCGTTGGCACCGCGCACGGTGTACCCGATGTCGATGTAGAGCACCCCCTCGTCCGCCTCGTCGAACCGGACGACGACCTCGGCCACCTCGATCCGGGGCTCCCAGCGCTCCAGCGCGAGACGCACCTCGTACGCGAGCTGCCCCGCCGTCCCCGCGTCGGCGGGCGCGAACACGTAGTCGTTGACGGCGCAGCCGAACTCCGGCCGCATCGGCCGTTCCCCCGGCGAGGTCGCCAGGATCAGCCGGATCGACTCCTCCAGCTCGTGCTCACCGCGCACGAGCGCGATCGACCCGGTGGCGTCCGTACGCGGCGGAAACGCCCAGCCCGCGCCGATGAACTGCTGTCCCATGCCGCCTCAGCCCCCGATCAGCACCGACGCGCACCCGGACACGACCGGCGCCCCGCAGCCCGCCAGGTCCCCGACCCGGGCGGCGGGCTGCCCGCCGATCAGCACGGTGGAGCTACCGGGCGGCGCGATGGCGGACGGCGGATGGGCGGCGGGGGACGCGCACTGGTGCGGGGTCCCGACCGTGGCGGCGGGCTGCCCGCCGATGAGCACGGACGGCACACCGGGCGGCCCGACCGTGCCGGGGTGCCCGGTGGGGTCGCCGACCCGGGCGGCTGCGGCTGCTGCTGCCGACATGCGGTCCACTCCTGTTCCTGTCACGTGTTCCTGTGCGTGTGCGTGTTCCTGTCACGTGTTCCTGCTGCGTGTGCGTGTGCGTGTTCCTGTCACGTGTGCGTGTGGGTGTTCTGTACGTGCTTCCCGTGCGTGTACGTCAGTTGAGCTTGATCATCGGGGCGTTCACGGACACCGAGGCACCGCTCTTGATGTCGGTGCGCTGGGTGCCGTTGACCGAGACCTGGCCCCCCTGCACCTCCACCGCTCCACCGGTGGAGAGCGCGACCTTTCCGGTGCCGCCGTCCAGGGCCACACCACTGCGGGACGTCAAGGTGACGCTGTCACCGGAGAGTTCGAGAGCGCCGCGCCCGGCGTCCAGGGCGACGCCCTTGGCCGCCGTGATGGAGACCTGCTCCTTGGCCTCGATCGTCACGCTGCCGTCGCTGTTGATGACGATGGCGGTGCCCCTGCGGTCGAGGTCGATGGTGAGCTTGCCGTCGCCGGTACGGAGCCGGACGCCCTGCGGGCCGTTCGCCGCGTCCAGCAGCTCCAGCTGGTTGCCGCTCCTGGAGGCGAAGGTGCGCCGGTTCACGGCACCGCTCGTGGGATCGACCAGCTCACCACCGTCACCGCCGCCGGGAGCAACGCCCGCCCCCGAACCGGTGCCGGCCCCGGAGCCGGCCCCCGGACCGCCCCCCGGAGCACCACCGGCCCCAGGGCCGGAACCCGCCCCGGCACCGCCTCCCGGACCGCCTCCCGGGCCGCCCCCCGGCCGGTCCTGCCCGTTGTACAGCCCGGCCAGCACGTACGGCCGGTCCAGATGCCCGTGCTCGAACCCGACCAGCACCTCGTCGCCGACCT
This window contains:
- a CDS encoding PAAR domain-containing protein yields the protein MSAAAAAAARVGDPTGHPGTVGPPGVPSVLIGGQPAATVGTPHQCASPAAHPPSAIAPPGSSTVLIGGQPAARVGDLAGCGAPVVSGCASVLIGG
- a CDS encoding GPW/gp25 family protein; amino-acid sequence: MGQQFIGAGWAFPPRTDATGSIALVRGEHELEESIRLILATSPGERPMRPEFGCAVNDYVFAPADAGTAGQLAYEVRLALERWEPRIEVAEVVVRFDEADEGVLYIDIGYTVRGANDPRNLVFPFYVIPQHAQDATNDEETGA
- a CDS encoding putative baseplate assembly protein, with amino-acid sequence MTLPSPYLDDRRFQGLVDEAKRLVQQRCPEWTDHNVSDPGVTLIEAFATMVDQLVYRVNRVPEKSYLTFLDLIGVRLHPPTAAHTDVTFRLSAPQPDPVVVRAGTEVATVRTETEEAVVFTTSETLTIVPCAFAHLATWPSPGEAVDRTEELALGRDVACFGATPAPGDCLYVGLSAAVPAGVLVLRLDCKVEGVGVDPLRPPLLWEAWDGTAWTVCDVEKDDTGGFNRSGELILHLPRTHVPAAVVRRTGGWLRCRLIEAEPGQPTYMAPPVVRRITAFTIGATVAAEHAETVADEVLGAAEGVPGQVFTLARPPVVPGEFVVEVSGPAGGDGVTRWTRVDDFAHSGPEDRHVTLDPNSGRVEFGPAVRERDGGIRYYGDVPDKGAVVRVRSYRTGGGLRGNVARSTLRVLRSAIPYVARVENRRPALGGVDGESVESARVRGPMTLRTLHRAVVPHDYELLAREIAPDAARVHCIRAGEDGEGAGGAATGGGVGGEGTGGAAPGNGGATEGNPGADAGGVRLLVVPAGRSDEQGRIEFDELIPPAHTLGLIAQHLDARRPVGARLVVEPPFYQGVTVVATVQAERGAVVERVRETALAALYGYFNPLTGGPNGQGWPFGRPIQSGEAFAVLQRVPGVDLVEDVRLYRADPVTGERTDATTRIPLDRHALVFSYEHALRVREG